In the Gossypium raimondii isolate GPD5lz chromosome 9, ASM2569854v1, whole genome shotgun sequence genome, one interval contains:
- the LOC105799611 gene encoding nuclear transcription factor Y subunit A-2, with the protein MEEWKEKTSRKGNGEMKGRVWSAMDVAKEMVGHYLVEYRRSELVDTGDTGDGQKPQAAISVQSAPSEHCARFQLGFGQPLACAKYPYMDQCYGVFSTYGPQVSGRVMLPLNLATEDGPIYVNAKQYNGIIRRRQSRAKAVLYHPFLWFLNLPYLLFGKTFLKLYADRLEARSCFLPRLDACDFEVCHLHYSRIASLLLTIPEISLSSAFVPQPYVHYSRHLHAMRRRFLNKKSLNSDKEVMEMKKAAGGQVCHPTGSQSFEESNGGGSILSRSEVISMNSRGDLEHLSINHLGLSVHSFPLMMDDRRGTVMPSKWVATIDNCCNLKV; encoded by the exons TCGGCCACTACTTGGTGGAGTATCGGAGGAGTGAATTGGTAGATACTGGAGACACAG GGGATGGACAAAAACCTCAGGCAGCCATTTCTGTGCAATCAGCTCCTTCAGAGCACTGTGCTCGCTTTCAACTAGGATTTGGCCAGCCTTTG GCTTGTGCAAAATATCCTTACATGGATCAATGCTATGGAGTTTTCTCAACTTATGGACCTCAAGTTTCG GGTCGTGTTATGCTGCCATTGAACTTGGCAACAGAGGATGGACCTATATATGTAAATGCCAAGCAGTACAATGGAATCATTAGGCGTCGGCAATCTCGTGCAAAGGCTGTGCTTTATCATCCCTTCCTTTGGTTTCTGAATTTACCGTATCTTTTATTTGGGAAAACTTTTCTAAAGCTTTATGCAGACAGGTTAGAAGCAAGGTCTTGCTTCCTGCCTCGATTAGATGCCTGTGATTTTGAAGTTTGTCATTTACATT ATTCTCGCATTGCCAGTCTCTTACTAACTATCCCAGAAATATCTCTAAGCTCTGCTTTTGTTCCACAGCCATATGTGCACTACTCTCGCCATCTGCATGCAATGCGCCGCCGTTtcttgaataaaaaaagtttaaacaGTGATAAAGAGGTGATGGAGATGAAGAAAGCTGCTGGAGGGCAAGTTTGTCATCCTACAGGTTCACAAAGTTTTGAGGAATCAAATGGAGGAGGCTCAATTCTTTCAAGGTCAGAGGTGATAAGCATGAACTCCAGGGGAGATCTTGAGCACTTATCAATCAATCATCTTGGGCTGTCTGTCCACTCATTCCCATTGATGATGGACGATAGGCGTGGCACTGTTATGCCCAGCAAGTGGGTTGCAACAATAGATAACTGTTGCAACCTCAAAGTTTGA
- the LOC105799610 gene encoding uncharacterized protein LOC105799610 isoform X2, translated as MFKGIYNGKQHHVSDIATVLSRAWNAGVDRIIVTGGSLEESKEALAIAETDGRLFCTVGVHPTRCKEFEESGDPEKHFQGLLALAKEGIQKGKVVAIGECGLDYDRLHFCPPEVQKKYFEKQFELAYATKLPMFLHMRAAAEDFCEIMERNINKFTGGVTHSFTGSAEDRDKLLSFHNMYIGVNGCSLKMAENLDVVRGIPVERMMIETDSPYCEIKSTHAGINFVKSLWPSKKKEKYDKECLVKGRNEPCLVRQVLEVVAGCKGITDIDLFSATLYQNTCRVFFPQDLDAAADALLAGRNESQ; from the exons ATGTTTAAAGGCATTTATAACGGCAAGCAACATCACGTTTCTGATATTGCTACTGTTCTGAGTCGAGCTTGGAACGCTGGCGTCGATCGAATTATC GTTACGGGTGGTTCCCTTGAGGAGTCAAAGGAAGCTCTTGCTATTGCAGAAACTGATG GGAGGCTTTTCTGCACAGTTGGAGTGCACCCAACTAGATGCAAG gaGTTTGAAGAGAGTGGGGATCCTGAAAAACATTTTCAAGGACTTTTGGCATTGGCTAAGGAGGGAATTCAAAAAGGGAAG GTGGTTGCAATTGGTGAATGTGGATTGGATTATGACAGGCTTCACTTTTGCCCACCAGAAGTTCAAAAGAA GTATTTTGAGAAGCAGTTTGAATTAGCATATGCCACAAAGCTGCCTATGTTTCTGCATATGCGTGCAGCTGCAGAAGATTTCTGTGAAATTATGGAACGAAATATTAACAA GTTCACTGGTGGGGTTACTCATTCATTTACTGGTAGTGCTGAAGACCGTGATAAGCTTCTCTCATTTCATAACATGTATATAG GTGTAAATGGATGCTCTCTGAAGATGGCCGAAAATCTTGATGTTGTGAGGGGCATACCTGTTGAAAGAATGATGATTGAGACTGATTCTCCATATTGCGAAATCAAGAGTACTCATGCTGGgattaattttgtgaaatccTTATGGCCTTCTAAGAAGAAAGAGAAGTATGACAAAGAGTGTCTTGTTAAAGGACGTAATGAACCTTGTTTAGTGCG GCAAGTTCTTGAGGTGGTAGCTGGCTGTAAAGGAATCACTGACATTGATCTGTTTAGTGCAACATTGTACCAGAACACCTGCAG GGTTTTTTTCCCTCAGGACTTGGATGCTGCAGCTGATGCTCTTCTTGCTGGTCGGAATGAAAGTCAATGA
- the LOC105799610 gene encoding uncharacterized protein LOC105799610 isoform X1, with product MAPIRMIDIAVNFTDGMFKGIYNGKQHHVSDIATVLSRAWNAGVDRIIVTGGSLEESKEALAIAETDGRLFCTVGVHPTRCKEFEESGDPEKHFQGLLALAKEGIQKGKVVAIGECGLDYDRLHFCPPEVQKKYFEKQFELAYATKLPMFLHMRAAAEDFCEIMERNINKFTGGVTHSFTGSAEDRDKLLSFHNMYIGVNGCSLKMAENLDVVRGIPVERMMIETDSPYCEIKSTHAGINFVKSLWPSKKKEKYDKECLVKGRNEPCLVRQVLEVVAGCKGITDIDLFSATLYQNTCRVFFPQDLDAAADALLAGRNESQ from the exons ATGGCGCCAATTCGGATGATAG ATATCGCCGTCAACTTCACAG ATGGCATGTTTAAAGGCATTTATAACGGCAAGCAACATCACGTTTCTGATATTGCTACTGTTCTGAGTCGAGCTTGGAACGCTGGCGTCGATCGAATTATC GTTACGGGTGGTTCCCTTGAGGAGTCAAAGGAAGCTCTTGCTATTGCAGAAACTGATG GGAGGCTTTTCTGCACAGTTGGAGTGCACCCAACTAGATGCAAG gaGTTTGAAGAGAGTGGGGATCCTGAAAAACATTTTCAAGGACTTTTGGCATTGGCTAAGGAGGGAATTCAAAAAGGGAAG GTGGTTGCAATTGGTGAATGTGGATTGGATTATGACAGGCTTCACTTTTGCCCACCAGAAGTTCAAAAGAA GTATTTTGAGAAGCAGTTTGAATTAGCATATGCCACAAAGCTGCCTATGTTTCTGCATATGCGTGCAGCTGCAGAAGATTTCTGTGAAATTATGGAACGAAATATTAACAA GTTCACTGGTGGGGTTACTCATTCATTTACTGGTAGTGCTGAAGACCGTGATAAGCTTCTCTCATTTCATAACATGTATATAG GTGTAAATGGATGCTCTCTGAAGATGGCCGAAAATCTTGATGTTGTGAGGGGCATACCTGTTGAAAGAATGATGATTGAGACTGATTCTCCATATTGCGAAATCAAGAGTACTCATGCTGGgattaattttgtgaaatccTTATGGCCTTCTAAGAAGAAAGAGAAGTATGACAAAGAGTGTCTTGTTAAAGGACGTAATGAACCTTGTTTAGTGCG GCAAGTTCTTGAGGTGGTAGCTGGCTGTAAAGGAATCACTGACATTGATCTGTTTAGTGCAACATTGTACCAGAACACCTGCAG GGTTTTTTTCCCTCAGGACTTGGATGCTGCAGCTGATGCTCTTCTTGCTGGTCGGAATGAAAGTCAATGA